In Mastigocladopsis repens PCC 10914, a single window of DNA contains:
- a CDS encoding DNA phosphorothioation system restriction enzyme, whose product MYLLRNQVKQPPTFKLRLPFVGESRGAYQTQPLPGCPRMPPSLQLRGYQRQAVNNWFGNNGRGTLKMATGSGKTITALAITSELYKQINLQVLLVVCPYRHLVTQWARECEKFNLQPILAFENVRNWQSQLSTQLYNVRSGSQRFLTVITSNSTLIGDGFQSQLKYFPEKTLIIGDEAHNLGAPKLEESLPRRVGLRLALSATPERYFDEGGTQSLFDYFGPVLQPEFTLRDAINQGALVHYLYYPILVELTEIESRAYAKLTQKIGRALLYRERENVELGNIEDNEDLKALLMQRARLIGAAENKLNALRELMSTRRETTHTLFYCSDGSQDVEQPSSLHQLKAVAKILGVELGYKVSTYTAQTSLEEREVLRRQFESGELQGLVAIRCLDEGVDIPAIQTAVILASSANPRQFIQRRGRVLRPHPTKERATIFDMIVLPPDLDRKTLEVERNLLRKELLRFVEFADLADNAGEARMKLLNLQKRYGLLDI is encoded by the coding sequence ATGTATTTGCTACGAAACCAAGTTAAGCAACCACCCACATTCAAACTAAGATTACCTTTTGTAGGCGAAAGTAGGGGCGCTTATCAGACACAACCATTACCAGGATGCCCTAGAATGCCACCATCTCTGCAATTGCGGGGATATCAGCGACAAGCCGTTAATAACTGGTTTGGCAACAACGGCAGAGGTACCCTGAAAATGGCAACTGGTAGTGGGAAGACAATTACCGCGCTGGCTATTACCAGCGAATTATACAAGCAAATAAACTTGCAAGTCTTACTGGTAGTTTGTCCTTACCGACATCTCGTCACTCAATGGGCGCGAGAATGTGAAAAATTTAATTTGCAGCCTATCTTAGCTTTTGAAAACGTACGCAATTGGCAGAGCCAACTTTCCACACAACTTTATAATGTACGTTCTGGTTCTCAACGTTTTCTCACGGTTATTACTAGCAACTCTACCTTAATTGGAGATGGCTTCCAATCTCAACTTAAGTATTTTCCGGAAAAAACTTTAATTATTGGAGACGAGGCACATAACTTAGGCGCACCCAAGTTAGAAGAAAGTTTACCACGTCGTGTTGGGTTGCGACTCGCTTTATCTGCTACGCCAGAAAGGTATTTTGATGAAGGCGGAACCCAATCTTTATTTGATTATTTTGGTCCTGTTCTCCAACCAGAATTTACTTTAAGAGATGCTATTAATCAAGGTGCTTTAGTACATTATCTTTATTATCCCATCTTAGTAGAATTAACAGAAATAGAAAGTCGTGCTTATGCTAAATTAACGCAAAAAATTGGACGGGCGCTGCTGTATCGGGAACGAGAAAATGTTGAATTGGGAAACATCGAAGATAACGAAGATTTAAAGGCGTTATTAATGCAGAGGGCGAGGTTAATCGGTGCCGCAGAAAATAAGTTAAATGCTTTACGTGAGTTAATGTCAACTCGTCGAGAAACAACTCATACACTTTTCTATTGTAGTGACGGTTCACAAGACGTGGAACAGCCTTCTAGCTTGCACCAACTAAAAGCCGTCGCCAAAATTTTGGGAGTAGAACTAGGTTACAAGGTAAGCACCTACACTGCCCAAACATCTTTAGAAGAAAGAGAAGTTTTGCGTCGTCAATTTGAAAGCGGAGAATTGCAAGGTTTAGTAGCAATTCGCTGTTTAGATGAAGGGGTAGATATTCCAGCAATTCAGACGGCTGTAATTTTGGCAAGTTCTGCTAATCCCCGCCAGTTCATTCAACGGCGTGGAAGAGTTTTGCGTCCTCACCCAACAAAGGAACGTGCAACGATATTTGACATGATTGTTTTGCCACCCGATTTAGACAGGAAAACTTTAGAAGTTGAGCGCAATTTACTGCGAAAGGAATTACTGAGATTTGTTGAGTTTGCTGATTTAGCTGATAATGCTGGTGAAGCTAGGATGAAGTTATTGAACTTACAGAAGCGATACGGATTACTGGATATTTGA
- a CDS encoding DGQHR domain-containing protein gives MKDSASDPTTDIASEYLQREIKDQQLLALLLEKFLGRKDRILVQKTEMGGTEAYVGSVTLEWFAGRVHFASGLPLLQKKYNPETDNIEIDADSIDEIQQRPLDWSRQAPLVQYLAARKNHKFPPVLVVINQPWVDNPKAAEWDSQGRATKSTTEFTPLDKDDKVGLLNLSEENVTIYALDGQHRLMGVQGLMELIKTGKLQRYRKDKTAYETFITLADLVEQYRVEPSYLQSLPKEKIGIEFICAVAAGETREEARRRVRSIFVHVNLMAAPLSKGQLAQLNEDDGFSIVARKIAVNHPLLEQQETRKPRVNWNSATVAANSTVLTTLQAVKEMSERYLGQKYSHWKPLDKGLIPMRPEDEELEEGIQEFHKLFDCLASLPSYKLLEDEGTPALRRFSFEKDGGEGNMLFRPVGQVALAQALGILVFKKGLSLADIFKKLQKFDRSGGFSGMEYPQSLWYGILYDPNKKRVQVAGRDLAAKLFIYILGGIQDQMERAELRKDLAKARTVENKTIGFDGKFVEPKAVGLPYILN, from the coding sequence ATGAAGGACAGTGCATCTGACCCAACCACTGACATCGCTAGCGAGTACTTGCAACGGGAAATCAAAGACCAACAGCTACTCGCTTTACTTCTAGAGAAGTTTCTTGGGAGGAAAGATCGCATTCTCGTTCAGAAAACCGAGATGGGTGGTACCGAGGCTTATGTTGGTTCTGTCACCCTAGAATGGTTTGCGGGTCGCGTTCACTTCGCGTCTGGCTTACCACTGCTGCAAAAAAAGTACAATCCAGAGACTGATAACATCGAAATTGACGCGGATAGCATTGATGAAATTCAACAGCGTCCCCTTGATTGGTCACGTCAAGCACCCCTAGTGCAGTATTTAGCAGCCCGGAAAAATCATAAGTTTCCGCCAGTTCTCGTGGTAATTAACCAACCGTGGGTGGATAATCCCAAAGCTGCTGAGTGGGATAGTCAGGGACGCGCCACAAAATCTACCACCGAATTCACTCCACTGGATAAAGATGATAAAGTCGGTCTGCTAAATCTTTCTGAGGAAAATGTGACCATTTATGCTTTGGATGGTCAACACCGATTAATGGGGGTGCAGGGTTTGATGGAGTTAATCAAAACTGGCAAACTCCAGCGATACAGAAAGGATAAAACTGCTTACGAAACTTTCATTACGCTGGCTGACTTGGTAGAACAATATCGTGTCGAACCAAGTTACCTGCAAAGCTTGCCCAAGGAAAAAATTGGTATTGAGTTCATTTGTGCGGTTGCGGCTGGCGAAACCCGCGAAGAAGCAAGGCGACGGGTGAGATCCATCTTTGTTCATGTTAACCTGATGGCTGCGCCCTTGAGTAAAGGTCAGTTAGCACAGCTGAATGAGGATGATGGTTTTTCGATTGTTGCTAGAAAAATCGCTGTCAACCATCCGCTTTTGGAACAACAGGAAACGCGAAAGCCTCGCGTTAATTGGAATAGTGCGACAGTTGCGGCGAACTCAACGGTTTTGACGACGCTGCAAGCTGTCAAAGAAATGTCTGAACGATACTTGGGGCAAAAGTACTCTCACTGGAAACCTTTGGATAAAGGTTTAATTCCCATGCGTCCAGAGGATGAGGAACTTGAGGAGGGGATACAGGAGTTTCACAAGTTATTCGATTGTTTAGCAAGCCTTCCAAGTTATAAGCTTCTTGAAGATGAGGGTACGCCTGCATTGCGACGGTTCAGCTTTGAAAAGGATGGGGGCGAAGGAAATATGCTTTTTCGTCCTGTTGGTCAAGTGGCTTTAGCGCAAGCTTTAGGTATTCTGGTTTTTAAGAAAGGGCTTTCGCTAGCAGACATTTTTAAGAAGCTGCAAAAGTTCGACCGTTCCGGTGGCTTTAGCGGTATGGAGTACCCGCAATCTCTCTGGTACGGTATTTTGTATGACCCAAACAAAAAGCGGGTGCAGGTTGCTGGACGGGATTTGGCGGCGAAGTTATTTATTTACATCTTGGGTGGGATTCAGGATCAGATGGAACGTGCAGAACTTCGCAAGGATTTGGCTAAAGCTAGAACTGTTGAAAATAAAACAATAGGTTTTGATGGCAAATTTGTTGAACCTAAAGCAGTAGGACTTCCATATATTCTGAACTAG
- a CDS encoding HNH endonuclease, whose translation MKNIFYYCQRFSALNVSSSQKRGNAHYKPLLLLSVIDLIARNIITNNEIMVSNALIETFERYWNLIGSKSYKGGLHYPFFHLQSEGFWHLQFKPEFNGLQPKTTNKLKEAVEYAYLDSELFSLLQDELTRKELIDALVAAFFSDNEREIEEILQINQNFQDSSLEIESLNLETNPRWRFNKTVIRNAFFRKAIIHIYDYKCAFCGLKVNKSFRQNIVDGAHIKPFSQFYDSRINNGISLCKNHHWAFDSGWFTVDKQYKIIISRDLQEESPHATPMKDFHGEKLILPNSEKYFPDSEALQWHHQNLFQE comes from the coding sequence ATGAAAAATATATTCTACTACTGCCAAAGGTTTTCTGCTCTAAATGTGAGCAGCAGCCAGAAACGTGGTAACGCTCATTACAAACCGCTTTTGCTCTTATCTGTAATTGATTTGATTGCACGAAATATAATTACTAATAATGAAATTATGGTTTCAAACGCACTTATTGAAACATTTGAAAGGTACTGGAATTTAATAGGCTCCAAGTCTTACAAAGGTGGTTTGCACTATCCATTCTTCCATCTGCAAAGTGAGGGTTTTTGGCACTTGCAGTTTAAACCTGAATTTAATGGTTTACAGCCTAAAACAACTAACAAGCTAAAAGAAGCTGTTGAATACGCATATTTGGATAGCGAACTATTTAGTTTATTACAAGATGAACTTACCAGAAAAGAATTAATTGATGCACTTGTGGCAGCTTTCTTTTCTGACAATGAACGTGAAATTGAAGAAATTTTACAAATAAATCAAAATTTTCAAGATTCGTCCTTAGAAATAGAATCATTAAATTTAGAGACAAATCCAAGATGGAGATTTAATAAAACAGTTATTAGAAATGCTTTTTTCAGAAAAGCTATTATACATATTTATGATTACAAATGTGCATTTTGTGGTCTAAAAGTAAATAAGTCTTTCCGTCAAAATATAGTGGACGGCGCACACATAAAACCATTTTCACAATTTTATGACAGTAGAATTAATAACGGAATATCGCTATGCAAAAATCATCACTGGGCATTTGATAGTGGTTGGTTCACTGTAGATAAACAATACAAAATTATAATTAGCAGGGATTTACAAGAGGAATCTCCACACGCTACACCTATGAAGGATTTTCATGGTGAAAAGCTCATACTGCCAAATTCAGAGAAATACTTTCCAGACAGTGAAGCACTTCAGTGGCATCATCAAAATTTATTTCAGGAATAA
- a CDS encoding DNA phosphorothioation-associated protein 4 → MAANRIKIAKDKAELVKALVASKETTGPFQTYVDAMVFAAALGVKYKKRVPLGETVKREPSPIPQENFASMGHDWIIKLLAINETHDIKILSSREEEYEDKRTQIFEEYANGGLEILQNELRGAVDYSERLLLVLISEIDKQEKSNNEFDLSRFLT, encoded by the coding sequence ATGGCTGCAAACAGAATCAAAATTGCTAAAGATAAGGCTGAGTTGGTGAAAGCTTTAGTAGCATCAAAAGAGACAACTGGACCTTTTCAAACTTATGTTGATGCAATGGTATTTGCGGCAGCATTGGGCGTGAAATATAAAAAGCGTGTTCCTTTAGGAGAAACCGTGAAAAGAGAACCTTCTCCAATTCCCCAAGAGAATTTTGCGTCAATGGGACATGACTGGATAATAAAATTATTAGCAATTAATGAGACACATGATATCAAAATACTCTCCTCCAGAGAAGAAGAATATGAGGATAAACGTACTCAAATATTTGAAGAGTATGCTAATGGAGGTCTTGAAATATTGCAAAATGAATTGCGGGGAGCCGTTGACTATTCAGAGCGACTTCTATTAGTTCTCATTTCTGAAATAGATAAACAAGAAAAGTCAAATAATGAATTTGATTTAAGCCGATTTTTAACTTAA
- the tnpA gene encoding IS200/IS605 family transposase, whose product MRSHFTQLYLHYVWATWDRLPLITPEIQKLLYAAIIKECEHLKCTVIAINGVEDHVHLLTGFPPTLSVSELIKQIKGSSSHFMTHEVKPGEFFKWQGSYGAFTVSHDAIDNVANYIRNQATHHSQKSIIST is encoded by the coding sequence ATGAGGTCACATTTTACGCAGTTGTATTTACATTATGTTTGGGCCACTTGGGATAGATTGCCCTTAATTACACCTGAGATTCAGAAGCTACTTTATGCAGCAATTATTAAAGAGTGTGAACACTTAAAATGTACAGTAATTGCCATTAATGGCGTTGAAGACCATGTTCATCTCCTCACAGGTTTTCCACCTACCCTAAGCGTATCTGAGCTAATCAAACAAATTAAAGGAAGTTCCTCTCATTTTATGACTCACGAAGTAAAGCCAGGTGAATTTTTCAAATGGCAAGGTAGCTATGGGGCATTTACAGTTAGTCATGATGCCATAGATAACGTAGCTAATTACATCAGGAACCAGGCTACACATCATAGCCAAAAATCAATCATTTCTACCTAG
- the dndC gene encoding DNA phosphorothioation system sulfurtransferase DndC, producing MATAQHSENQSQQARTVAELVDYIQSLTTEVQELYCLDAIPWVVGYSGGKDSTATLQLIWNAIAALPPEKRIKPIHVITTDTGVENPYVSAWVRNSLEQMKVAAQEQRMPIEPHLLQPEIKQTYWVGLIGKGYPAPRHKFRWCTGRLKIEPSSRFIRDVVRASGETIVILGTRKTESTNRALIMKKREVGRVRDRLSPHPDLVNSLLYTPIEDWRTDEVWLYLMQWQNPWGYSNKDLFAMYRGATADNDCPLVVDTSTPSCGSSRFGCWVCTLVNSDKSMQAMIQNDEEKEWLQPLVDVRLELDIENDRDKRDFRRIWGDVQLFERNVDGEISVEPIPGPYTKYWREYWLTRVLKAQTQIRRTAPENMRDITLISLEELSEIRRIWLEEKHEFDDSLPRIYMEVTGEPFIDPRPGAGYSLLGSDEWAVLEEICEGDAMHLELMAKLLDTERQFRKMARRVGIYDALENCFKTSSRSQDEAIKNAHLKRDLKEAVDKGDVATVKQLTLGDVAVGENVEPAKPPGWANIKFKKSE from the coding sequence ATGGCTACAGCACAACACTCAGAAAATCAAAGTCAGCAAGCCCGTACTGTGGCAGAGTTAGTCGATTATATCCAATCGCTCACCACTGAAGTACAAGAATTATACTGTCTGGATGCCATTCCTTGGGTCGTTGGATACTCTGGTGGTAAAGATTCAACAGCTACTTTGCAGTTAATTTGGAATGCGATCGCAGCACTCCCACCCGAAAAACGGATTAAGCCAATCCATGTCATTACAACAGATACAGGGGTAGAAAATCCCTATGTTTCTGCTTGGGTACGCAATTCCTTAGAGCAGATGAAAGTAGCTGCTCAAGAGCAACGAATGCCAATTGAACCTCATTTACTGCAACCAGAAATTAAACAGACCTACTGGGTGGGCTTAATTGGCAAAGGTTATCCAGCACCCCGCCATAAATTTCGCTGGTGTACTGGACGCTTGAAGATTGAACCATCTAGCCGTTTCATTCGTGATGTTGTGCGAGCCAGTGGTGAAACAATTGTTATCTTGGGAACTCGCAAAACTGAAAGCACCAATCGCGCTCTTATTATGAAGAAGCGCGAAGTAGGTAGGGTGCGTGATCGCCTCAGTCCTCATCCCGATCTAGTGAACTCTCTCCTTTACACACCTATAGAAGATTGGCGAACTGACGAAGTTTGGCTCTATCTGATGCAATGGCAGAACCCTTGGGGATACAGCAATAAAGATTTATTCGCCATGTATCGAGGTGCAACAGCAGATAATGACTGTCCGCTAGTTGTTGATACTTCTACTCCTAGTTGTGGCAGTTCTCGTTTTGGATGCTGGGTCTGCACATTGGTTAATAGCGATAAATCCATGCAGGCAATGATTCAAAATGATGAAGAGAAAGAATGGTTGCAACCTCTGGTAGATGTTCGCCTGGAATTAGATATTGAAAATGACCGCGATAAGAGAGACTTCCGTCGTATTTGGGGCGATGTCCAACTTTTTGAACGCAATGTGGATGGTGAAATTTCTGTTGAACCAATTCCTGGTCCTTATACAAAATATTGGCGGGAGTATTGGTTAACACGAGTCTTAAAAGCGCAAACACAAATCCGGCGCACAGCGCCAGAAAATATGCGCGACATAACCCTAATTTCCCTAGAAGAATTGAGCGAAATTCGTCGCATTTGGCTAGAAGAAAAACACGAATTTGATGATAGTTTACCCCGCATTTATATGGAAGTTACAGGCGAACCTTTCATCGACCCCCGCCCTGGCGCTGGCTATAGTCTGCTAGGTAGTGATGAATGGGCGGTGCTAGAAGAAATCTGTGAAGGTGATGCGATGCACTTGGAACTGATGGCGAAACTGTTGGACACAGAACGCCAGTTTCGCAAGATGGCGCGTCGCGTGGGAATATACGATGCACTAGAAAACTGTTTTAAAACAAGTTCCCGTTCCCAAGATGAAGCGATTAAAAATGCCCATTTGAAAAGGGATTTGAAAGAGGCTGTTGATAAAGGCGATGTTGCAACAGTTAAACAATTAACTTTGGGGGATGTTGCTGTTGGTGAAAATGTAGAACCAGCTAAACCGCCAGGTTGGGCAAACATTAAATTTAAAAAAAGCGAATAG
- a CDS encoding AAA family ATPase, which translates to MKLTSIKLCNFRSFYGKTPEIILAGGETRNTTIIHGNNGSGKTSLLNAFTWVLYEKFSAAFASVEQLVNKRAIAEAKPGQAVECWVELEWEHEGKRYNVKRVCRVYKNETDVNVTKTELRMQVAGDDGRWYFPPQQPEDVIAQILPVSLHQYFFFDGERIEEIVRSDKKAEIAEATKIFLGVEVINRSITHLKEAKKSLENELKAIGDSEIKQLLKQQDNLEQEIERISKRQTEIKQESEYQETFKKETSNLLRELSAAKELQERRQELEKQKASNQENLRESKEAIKKAISARGYTVLLTETTAQFREIVNELKQRGELTSGISREFVNELLDSQRCICGADLCEGSHSHENVRQLLDKAGSSVVEETAIRMSAQVDEIDKQAVSFWEEVDREQARINQLRQTISQIEGDLDNIQERLRKDANEEISSLQKRLDEIEEKIRDLILEQGANQQQIANLKTELEVLRKQIAKQKLNEERQALAQRRIAATQDAIERFTEVRNRQEKQFRWQLEKRVQEIFSEISFTPYIPKISDKYELTLVENTAGLEMPVAASTGENQILSLSFIASIIDMVREWSEKKKMLLVPDSSTFPIVMDSPFGSLDEISRRQIAKTIPKLANQLIVLVSKTQWRGEVEEEMAQRIGREYVLTYYSSKPDCEQDYIQLGGERYPLVRQSPNEFEYTEIVEVNREG; encoded by the coding sequence ATGAAGCTGACTTCAATTAAGCTTTGCAACTTTCGCTCTTTTTATGGCAAGACGCCGGAAATAATTCTTGCGGGAGGAGAAACTCGCAACACAACGATAATTCACGGCAATAATGGTTCGGGAAAAACCAGTCTCTTGAATGCGTTTACTTGGGTGCTGTATGAGAAATTTAGTGCAGCTTTTGCATCAGTTGAACAGTTGGTGAATAAGCGGGCGATCGCCGAAGCAAAACCAGGGCAAGCTGTAGAATGTTGGGTAGAGTTGGAGTGGGAACATGAAGGCAAACGCTACAACGTGAAACGCGTGTGTCGGGTTTATAAAAATGAAACCGACGTCAACGTTACCAAAACAGAATTGCGTATGCAGGTAGCTGGAGATGATGGACGCTGGTATTTTCCACCTCAGCAACCAGAGGACGTGATAGCGCAAATTTTACCTGTTAGTTTACATCAATATTTCTTCTTTGACGGCGAGCGCATTGAAGAGATAGTCCGTTCTGATAAGAAAGCGGAAATTGCTGAAGCCACGAAGATTTTCTTAGGTGTGGAAGTCATTAACCGTTCCATCACTCACCTCAAGGAAGCTAAAAAAAGTTTGGAAAATGAGTTAAAGGCAATTGGTGATTCAGAAATTAAACAGCTTTTGAAACAGCAGGACAATCTAGAACAGGAAATTGAGCGAATCAGCAAGCGACAAACAGAAATTAAACAAGAGTCGGAATATCAAGAAACTTTTAAAAAAGAGACAAGCAACCTTTTAAGAGAACTCAGTGCTGCCAAGGAATTGCAAGAAAGACGGCAAGAGTTAGAAAAACAAAAAGCATCAAATCAGGAAAACCTGAGAGAAAGTAAGGAAGCCATAAAAAAAGCGATTTCTGCACGCGGTTACACTGTGTTGCTAACAGAAACGACAGCCCAATTTCGGGAAATCGTGAATGAGTTGAAGCAGCGAGGCGAGTTAACCTCTGGAATTTCGCGGGAATTTGTGAATGAATTACTTGACTCTCAACGTTGTATTTGTGGTGCAGACTTATGCGAAGGAAGTCACTCGCATGAGAATGTAAGACAATTATTGGATAAAGCGGGTTCTTCTGTGGTGGAAGAAACAGCTATCCGCATGAGCGCTCAAGTCGATGAAATTGACAAGCAAGCAGTCAGCTTTTGGGAAGAAGTTGACAGAGAACAAGCAAGGATTAATCAGTTAAGGCAAACTATCTCGCAAATTGAAGGTGATTTAGATAATATTCAAGAACGGTTACGGAAAGATGCCAATGAAGAAATTAGCAGTTTACAAAAGCGGTTAGATGAGATTGAAGAGAAAATAAGAGATTTAATATTAGAACAGGGTGCCAATCAGCAGCAAATTGCTAACCTTAAAACTGAGTTGGAAGTTTTGAGAAAACAAATCGCCAAGCAAAAACTGAATGAGGAAAGGCAAGCACTGGCGCAGCGACGCATAGCCGCTACTCAAGATGCAATTGAACGTTTCACGGAAGTCAGAAACCGTCAAGAAAAGCAGTTTCGTTGGCAACTAGAAAAGCGGGTACAAGAAATATTCAGCGAAATTTCATTTACACCATATATTCCCAAAATCAGCGATAAATATGAACTGACGTTGGTAGAAAATACTGCTGGTTTAGAAATGCCAGTTGCAGCTTCTACAGGAGAGAATCAAATTCTCAGTTTATCTTTTATTGCCAGCATTATCGATATGGTACGGGAATGGAGTGAAAAGAAAAAAATGTTGCTGGTTCCTGATAGTAGTACTTTCCCGATTGTCATGGATTCACCCTTTGGCAGTTTAGATGAAATTTCTCGGCGACAAATTGCAAAGACTATTCCTAAATTGGCAAATCAGTTGATTGTGTTGGTGAGTAAAACGCAGTGGCGGGGTGAAGTAGAAGAAGAGATGGCACAAAGAATTGGTAGGGAATATGTGCTGACTTACTATTCTTCTAAGCCTGATTGTGAACAGGATTATATTCAGTTGGGTGGGGAACGGTATCCTTTGGTTAGGCAAAGTCCAAATGAGTTTGAGTATACGGAGATTGTTGAGGTGAACCGCGAGGGGTAG
- the lexA gene encoding transcriptional repressor LexA: MERLTEAQRELYEWLAEYIRVHQHSPSIRQMMQAMNLKSPAPIQSRLEHLRTKGYIEWSEGKARTIRVLRPLKQGVPVLGTIAAGGLIEPFTEAVENIDLANLSLPPQTYALRVTGDSMIEDSIVDGDLVFLRPVPEPDQIRNGTIVAARVDGIGNTLKRFYRLGDRVTLKPANPKYNPIEVEALQVQVQGSLVAIWRNYN, encoded by the coding sequence ATGGAACGTTTAACAGAAGCTCAAAGAGAACTTTACGAATGGTTGGCAGAATACATACGAGTACACCAGCATTCGCCTTCTATTCGACAAATGATGCAGGCTATGAATTTAAAATCGCCTGCACCAATTCAAAGTCGTTTGGAACATTTACGTACTAAAGGGTATATTGAATGGAGTGAAGGCAAGGCACGGACAATTAGAGTTCTGCGACCTTTAAAGCAAGGTGTACCAGTTTTAGGTACGATCGCCGCTGGTGGATTAATAGAACCCTTCACGGAAGCTGTAGAAAATATAGACTTAGCAAATCTGTCGTTACCTCCCCAAACATATGCTTTGCGGGTGACTGGTGATAGCATGATTGAAGATTCTATTGTGGACGGAGATTTAGTATTTCTGCGCCCAGTACCAGAACCAGATCAGATAAGAAATGGTACTATCGTCGCCGCTAGAGTGGATGGTATTGGTAATACATTGAAGCGGTTTTATCGATTAGGCGATCGCGTCACCCTCAAACCTGCAAACCCTAAATATAATCCCATAGAAGTGGAAGCTTTGCAGGTGCAGGTGCAAGGTTCCCTTGTCGCTATTTGGCGTAATTACAACTGA
- a CDS encoding Uma2 family endonuclease translates to MVASPDRKYMTPQEYLEWEERQDTKYEYVNGEVFAMTGGTIPHNDIALNLATALKSYLRGSGCRVNMADAKVGVSEKGPFHYPDVVVSCDQRDRQAIKFIQYPCLIVEVLSPGTEAYDRGGKFYQYRRIQTLKEYVLIDAEKISVECFRLNNTGFWELHPYEDGDEVHLTSVDFHFPISLVYEDVQFAR, encoded by the coding sequence ATGGTTGCGAGTCCAGACAGAAAATACATGACACCCCAGGAGTACCTGGAATGGGAAGAACGCCAAGACACCAAATATGAGTACGTCAACGGCGAAGTCTTTGCCATGACTGGGGGTACTATTCCCCATAATGATATAGCCCTAAATCTGGCTACAGCATTAAAAAGCTACCTCCGGGGTAGTGGCTGTCGTGTCAATATGGCGGACGCGAAAGTAGGCGTATCTGAAAAGGGACCATTTCATTACCCAGATGTTGTGGTGAGTTGTGATCAACGAGATAGACAAGCTATTAAATTCATTCAGTATCCTTGTCTAATTGTCGAAGTCCTTTCGCCTGGTACAGAAGCCTACGATAGAGGCGGTAAATTTTACCAGTACCGTCGCATCCAAACTTTGAAAGAATACGTTCTCATCGATGCTGAAAAAATCAGTGTGGAGTGCTTTCGGCTGAATAATACAGGTTTCTGGGAGTTACATCCCTACGAGGATGGGGATGAAGTTCACTTAACCAGTGTTGATTTTCACTTTCCCATATCCCTTGTTTACGAAGATGTTCAGTTTGCGAGGTAG